From the genome of Oryza glaberrima chromosome 1, OglaRS2, whole genome shotgun sequence:
CCTGTAATCTTCTTTTCTATTTGTTATTTATGCAATCCCTGTCTGGAACGCGAAGGCATCATCGTGAGAACTACGTAAAGAAAACATCGTCTGCTACTGTGCCCTTACTCTGTTCAAGCAGTTGTTCAAGATTGTCGGCCTGTGTTTGTCATAAGGACGTGTTGATATGCTCGCATTTTCTTTACCTACTGGAGATATGAAAAACTCTCTTGATAAAAGatcaagatgaaaaaaaaaaagcaaatgatGCCGTTATTTCTTAAACACAGAATAACTTTACTGAGTGGCGCAGTTAAAAATAGGTTGGTATGGTCCCAATTGGCAAATTAACGCACATCCCTTTTCTCCAAAGCAAATAAGACAATGCGCACGGGAATCTTAAGGCCCCATTATTTTCAGTTTATTCACTGGATTATTGAAATGTATTATTTgcttcatattttaaaaatatattttctcagtAAATTTTCTTTCACCGCATTCCCTtaaagggaaaattggaacaatgccattataattgtgcaaaatttgagatatgccatcctgacctaCATGTCATTGGCTCatatgggtcctacatgtcattgagatactgatggcatatcttaaactttaaaaaattataatggcatggttccaaattaccccTTAAACCACTAGTCCATGTTGCATGACGTATGGCTTTTCCTTAGTATTCTACCACTACGAGTACTACATAACCATATACCAGTCATCATGACGAAGTAAATACTCACCGTTTGTCGTGATTATCATTAGGTCCCGTTCGGTAGACTtcaagatgaagattaagtttagGTTCACGAAACGAGAGAGTCATCGATGTttgattaaatttttttttagataatgaaaatggttacatctccggcctctgtcTGTAGGCACACAACCAAAAAATTTAGTAGTGAACAGAAAATAACTTAAAAAAGACGAGATGGGACAAACCTCCAACTTCTACCGATAATATGATCTACTAagataaagtttttttaaaatcacgTAGATTCTATCACGAAATTCTGTAGGTACTACGCCATCCAAACTGGAATAAAAGTTCCTTGGCTACCAATTCCAAACGCGTAGCACCATTGCACATAGTGTCTTGTTGTTCCTGTGAAAGCATCATACAAGAGTGAAGCCAattggaacacatgaagataacctgcatgatgttaggcattcttttatggttaaaaactatatcattaCGGCAACGCCAAATTAACCAACATAGAGCACTAGcaccaaataaaatcaatttttttggGGTCTAGGCACTCCCCTTAGCCAGTTACCAAAATTATCTTTTGCATTACACCAAACAAAATTATCTTTTCCATTGTGGGCACTCCCGTTAGCCAGCGAtgtttgattaattaaattttaattattttatactcATGAAATGGATTTATCTGATGTTGCGTTTTCGCGTGATGCACCATTTAAAATgcgtaacttatatatataaagttttcgcatgaTGCACAATTTAAAATACGTGCTAACAAAAACTGAGACTGTattagaagaaagaaaaagacctTAGTCTCACTCGCGAGACGCTACAAATATATAGTCCCCTCCACCGGCACTCACATCAACCAAAGCTGAAGAGCACACCACACCTTGTTAGTGGTGCACGATCGAGAGAGAAAGATCGATGAGAAGGTCGATCGAGGCGATCCACGTCCGTACCGACTACGATGATTGCAGGAGGAAGGGTCACGGTCACGGCGCCATGAGGATGCAGGACGAGCTTGCCTGCACCAAGACCAGGTGGCCCACCCCCGCGCAGCTTGAGATGATAGAGAgaatgaaggaggaggaggaggacgacgaaaTTGTAGCGCCGGTAGGTAATTCAATTCGATCTCACGATCAAATTCAACCAAAATTCATCTATCTCCTCTGTATGATATGACTGTGTGGATGAAGGCCAATCGGACGCCATCCGTGGTGGAGACGAAGGTGCAGGTGCCGGAGATCGTCGAACAGAACGTCGTTGAAAGAGATGAGCGGCTGCGCACCAGCGATGACAACGACGACTACGAAGACGAACCCATAGTGAGGAGAgacgggcacggcggcggcggcggcggcggcaggagggcgTACGGCGACATCGGTGGGTACCACGGCAGCAAGGGCAGGTGGCCGCGCGAGCCCGAAGTGGAGAAGCtcgagagggagaaggagatgcTAAAGTATGGCATTATGTCCAAACCGACCACCACCAGAAAGGTGAAGATCGTCCACAGGATGATCCGGCCGCCGAACCAGTATGGCGCCGCCGGCAGTGCACCACCACCAACAGcaggaggaggccaccagccagcTACCAGTAGCTACCTACGGCCCATATACTACCACTACTAGTACAAGATAGTTCGTTCGAtcatccatcttaaaatatagcaacttaacGTTGAATCATACGCaatctaatactacgaatctgaaatGATGTTTTTTAGATTcgtatattttagaatggagtgAGTATATAATAAGAAGTTAATGGATGCATAGACGCATCTAGGCAgatagctagcttagctagtgtatgtatgtatgctaCTGTGTGTTCAGTGTGTACCACCCGATCGATGGTTATATGGAGTATTCTCCTATTGTAATATAGACTATGAATGTTATACTATACTGTATATATGGTTTGGTTCTGATTAAGACTGTTAATTTCTTTGGCTTTCTTCACAAAGCCAGGATAATTCAATCGCTGAATTGCCTGAGTTCctccagaagaagaagaataagatTTGGTTTCATTCGCTGTCGATCAGTTAGTCGATCGATCTATACCTGCGCTCAACTCAACCTTTGAGTGTTCAATCCGACTAAGGCTATATGGCCAGCTAGTTTATTTCTTCACGTACGTCTGGCTGTTTCACGGGCGCTTCAGTGGCATGtgcatcctcctcgtcgtcgacgaggaAGCTGAAGGAGAGACGgtgtgccggcggcgaggcatttcgtcgagcaggcGGCAAGGACTGAGAGCTACTAGCTGCAGGGGAGATGCGAGGCGACGCGGGCTGAGTGTCTTCGGGCCCACTCCCGATGACGGACCGCGTGGTGGTCTATTGGCCCAAACTAATCCCCACAGGGCGAAGAATAGATGGCCCATTACAATCGACCTTCGCGGGCCCCGCGTAGTGCTCGGCTGTTGCCTATTGGGTGGGCCGTGATACTGGGCCGCGTTTCCGATAGCTAAAGGTGTGATTTGCCTGCTGCATTATATTATATTGCTCCATTATTATTGTGCGATGTCATGTGATGAGTGATTGTGGATTCCAGCATCTGTACAAGAATATCTATCTGGTTGAGTATAGAATAAGTAGTGTGCCATAAATATTCATACAGTGCTCGACCTAGGAGGACGATGTTTTGTCCGTCTATAATTGACTTAGGGATTGGGAATTGGGATTATTAAGCTTACTTATCAAAGTGTTTATTGATGAGTTGAAAAATAATGAAATTCGTATCTAGCTAGAAACATTATAGTTGTCCAAAGACTTGTTTTAATTATCTCCATTTATCTAATTATTTGCTCCCGctatataattaatttggaCATATAGCCTCGGTTCCTGTTTATTTAGTCTCTGTTGGAACATATTAATTTGATCCGTGCCTTAATTAAAGGCATCATACTGTATTACTGTTTGCTATGCTGTGCGTTTACTTTGTTTAAGCCGGGGtcttcatatatatgttcaatTCATTAAACATTCTGAAAATTGTCGGCATGCGTGCATTATTATCATCCAGGACATGGATGAAGAATCTGTCGTCAGGACGCGTGTGTGGATGCTTTCCTTTTAACACTGAAGATGTGAAATTCTCTTGTCAGAGGAAGAACAAGATGAAATGCAAATGGTGTTGTCATTTCTCGATAGAGAATAACTTTACCGAGTGCGGCGAGGAAAGAAGATAAAAATGCTGATATGCTCCCAACTGGTGAATAATCGCATAcccttttttaaaaagagagaaaacaacgCGCACAAGAATCTTAAGAAactactatatatgtatatcatcAACGTATGACTCTTGCAATGTAGGTGAAGGATTCTTCATTGATTGGCCAATGAAGGTGGTATAAAAtgttagtactagtagtaggaaACCTTTGTGTGAACATCTTTTCCTTCAAATGTTGTTTTGTACTATTTCCGTTCTTTAATAGATGATATTGTTGAATTTTGACACAATGTTTAACAACCTATCTTACAATAGTGTAAATATGTAAAGTACAAGCCATGAATTTTAGAAGTATTACTAGAAACTTTCAAAATTTAGACCACCGAATATGCATCAAAATTCATGTTGCAGgagagtaggaaaaaaaaagacatgtgcTTTTATCTGTGTGTGCGGCAAAGATCGAACTCGTGACTCGCGATCCGAATGCTACTTGCGCCAGGATGGTTTTGCAACAATTGCATACTAGTTATATAAGACTTATAATGTACTAATATTctagttacaatataattacagtgtaattatattttatttgaaagttataacttaaaaaaactttcaaaagtaacatatatactttttgatgataaaataattCACAGTAAATAAcgtttatataaatattttggataagataaatgatcaaacatcATTTATATAATCAATGACGTTATAAAAAAAGGGGAGAGTACGTAGCTGGGTTCTACATCTACTGATCCAATCGTGTCATCCAAGGGGCGGTAGCGATTCCTGCCGTGGTGGCGcctttagagcaagtttatagccaactactaacttcaattcatttatagctaatctaatagctcatttatgcaatagttacatactacactattaatatctggtcccacctgtcatacacacactgtatCTTAAAGTTttgctatagctggctataaatctatagcccgctgcttttctctctccttatttgtcttcttaaaatatgtttgcagctggtttatagcctactattgtacctgctcttaagtTACAACATGCCGGTGTCAATTAGGCAGGCAaggcttagctagctagctaacaaaTACTActtccgtattttaatgtatgacgttgttgacttttcgatcaacgtttgactatttgttttattcaaaatttttgtgcaaatatgaaaatattaatatcatgcttaaagaacatttgatgatgaatctagtcacaataaaaaaagacaattaCATAcacttttgaataagacgaatggtcaaacgttggataaaaagtcaacggcgtcatacattaaaatatggaggtagtaccaaAATAAGTAACTGTCAATTATTAACAGAGCGGCGATCATCAACAAATCGTTGTGAATTAATCCAAGCCGTCCATCTTCACCTGTCACTGTCACTCGCCACACTATAAATAGCACCCAAATCCACCCCCACATATTcagcaagcaaagcaaagaaCTTCCCTTGCACCACCACCTGATCAGAGAAGTAGCTAGCTGCGGGAGAGAAACCGACCAACAATGGCGGAGTACTACTCGAGCACCGTGGACGAGTGCTACGAGACCACCGGCAGGCAGCACGGCCACGGGCACGGGCACGGTCACGGGCACGGGCACGGGCATGGTGGCATGAGGGTGGAGTCCCACACCGACGACTACTACTGCGAGGGCGGCGAGATCGACCGTGGGAGGAGGAACAACTCCATGCACTCGCAGGAGTACCTGATGAGGCAGCAGAGCGGCCATGGCGGctacggctacggcggcggccagcAGCAGGAGTACTACAAGAGGGAGGAGCGCGAGCACAAGCAGCGCGAGCGCGTCGGCGAGATCGGCGCCCTCGCCAGCGGCGCCTTCGCTCTCGTATGCCTCGATCCTCTCATCTTTGATTCATTCTTGATGAATTAcatcacatatactccctcccgTTTTTCGTTGAATTTTCgacacatatttgaccattcttcttattaaaaattttatacaaaaaattaaatcatgtttaaagtgctttaagtgataaaacaactcacaacaaaaaaaaatataattacgtaaatattttaaataaaatgaagtgtgataaaaaaatcaactgcaGTATCTATTAGataatatgtactccctccatattttaatgtatgacaccgttgactttatTTTTAAGAACTATatagtacaacgcagacactcacaacgcacgtacactcacccctatgaacacacgcacgcaaaccctatccctatgagcatcttcgaaacTGGGCCAGCAAATTCTTGAGAGATTGACGAAGCCACCAcagtttgacaccgttgactttttaaccaacgtttaatcatttattttatttaaaatttttgtgcaaatataaaaatatttatgtcatgcttaaagaacatttgatgatgaatcaagtcacaataaaataaatgataattacatgaattttttttaataagacgaatggtcaaaacgTTTTGGTAGtatgtgctaaattaattaaCTGAATATATATCGATCTGTAATATATACGATGTTGGATGATTATTAGTATGAGGGGCACCAGGCGAAGAAGGACCCGGCGAACGCGCAGAGGCACAGGATCGAGCagggcgtggcggcggtggcggcggtgggcgccggCGGCTACGCCTACCACGAGCACCGCGAGCAGAAGCAGGCCAGCTACGGCGCCAAGGAGCAGCAGTACGGCTACGCCAGGATGCCGCAGCAGCAGGGCTACTACTGCAACTGATTAATTATTAATCTCCCCCTAAATTATTAATAATCcatgcgtacgtacgtaccacTAAATAAATACTGGCTACTACGAACGTATATATACGGTACAATAAGATGAGCAAggatgtacgtacgtacacgtaTATACGTTGCTCACCCACAatttcgccgccgcggccgcgcgcctTATTCCAAACCAGTGTATGTGTGTACGTACATCTATATATGTACTGTGATTTCTGTAAACGTGTGGCCATCGGATCGATGAATTCTACCGTGATGATAGAAACTGcttcctctgtcctaaaatacaagaatctaatactccctccatccctaaatatttgacgccgttgacttttttaaacatgtttgaccgttcgtcttgttcaaaaacttttgtgaaatgtgtaaaactatatagaCATAAAAGTATagttaacaataaatcaaatgataggaaaagaattaataattacttaaattttttgaataaggcaaacggtcaaaaaaattttaaaaaagtcaacggcgtcaaatattttgggatggagggagtattagatatGATGTTTCTCTAGTACAATACTAGAAAATCGGTGCGCCTTTGGCgcacaaactaaaaaaatatcccaTGGATACTTGTACTTTTTCTAGGATATATAAATGTTGTATAGTTATTCAGAATTAGTTTGATTTCTTAGATATATATGAGATGGAATAAGAATGAACCAAGCGACAATAATTGGTGATATTTCTTTTTGGAATATTTctatttgggaaaaaaattctagaaatgTTTATTTCTCAACAAACATATTACACTTGGATAAATGAAACctggtaaaaagaaaaatctaagcTCAAAATAACATCTCAAAACAAACACAGCTTTGCCGCATAACGGGCCAACAAGTAGAATATATTAATGTGCTAGCATGCAGAATATTTTATTTGGCCAATCATGTAAACTCTTCACTTGAATACTATTTACCAAATCTTCGACATAATTAACAATTCTTGGATAAGACAAGAGCCAGCTCTTTGGGAAAATAAACGTGCTGGTTGACATGCTGCTCTCTATGCCTTGTATAATTGCTGAGggtaattaatgctaatattttgCTAGACTTTGTATTAATTAGCTCAAATTTTCATCAAATTCTTGTGAAGATCATGCACTTCGAGTTATTCACAATGGAAGTGTTTCACGATGCACAATAGCCTTATCGTAGCCTTATCCtcttattttattaattaatatttctCTTGATTTCTTTTTACCCTTGGGGACCATAGATTAGAAAATTAATTACATAGATACCCTATGGGCCACTTCACATTCTAATTTACTGTCTCCATCCCCAAATAACTACTCATTTGGATGTGTTTGagtgaagaagaaaagagaagaatgaTAAGATACGCTAAATGAGATAcgccattagcgtatgattaatggatattaattatttcaaacctaaaaaatggattaatatgttttaagATAACTTTTCTAGAAAATTCTTTTTGGAGTAATTTTTTACTTGGGTCATCTTTTATTACCGATGTTTCGCTTTTGATCACCCTTTAAttaatgttttcactttggatcgGATGATGTTGCCTTTGATACTCTCTTCTCATGCATATGAATGATCTCAATACTTCTGCTCTTATTGGTCAATAAACTCCCTCAGCTATATATACACCGTTTATTTGACATACGACAATATAGATGTATACGATAAAATAGCTAAGGACGGTATAAAATGCCACAAAGGTAAAAGTATCCCGGTCAAAAGTGAAAAAGTTGGACGAAGGGTGACACCCGGTTTACCATTTTATTTTACTGTAGAACCCATAGATgagaaaattaatttcataaataCCCTATTAGCCCACTTTGCATTCTAATCCACTccatccattaaaaaaaatgctcttttgggtttaaaatttatcccaaaataactaACACTCAAAGTGTGTTTGAGTAAATGAGAAAAAAGAACGATGATATGAtacacaaaattaatttattagcgtataattaatgatgattaattattttaaacactgaaaatggattaatatggtttttaaataaatttcctatagatttttcttttgaaaaaaatatcatttatcAGTTCGGGTGGTATACATGCGGAAaatgagattttcttttcacCTTCTCACACTGTCAAACATAGATTAATGTTCTCATCGATTGtccatattttctaataaaccaaaatggcttatttaaaataaaaatatgtattgttAGTGACTTAAAAACAAATAAGTAGAAACTACATTAAAAATACCTTTAAATCAACTTTAGAAGTAAGTTTAATTTTAGCTTTAATTTTGAGTTCTAAGGCCTTATTTGGATcccatcccaaaattttttaccctgttatatcgaacgtttgaacacttgtatgaagtattaaatataggctaaaaaattaactaaatGCACactcgcgagatgaatcttttaagcctaattgctctatgatttaacagtgtggtgttacagtaaacattcgctaatggcggattaattaggcttaataaattcgtctcgcggtttattgACGGattcaataattatttttttattagtgtccgaacaccccatgtgacaccctatataatacccgatgtgacgcgccaaaactttacactctTTGATCTCTACAACCCCTAACTCCCTAAGTAATATAGGGGCATAtaatatttgtcttttttattggtagtactgtatttttttataggGGTATGTTTTAATGCGGCCTTGAAGTGAATAGttgtaaataaaaagaaaaaaagcagaCCAGGGTACTACTACTGTGCATGTAGGAAAGAGCAGCGTTTCCCGTAAAGCCACAACCACTCGTTTCCCAATCCCACAACCACGCGAGTACGCGAGGATGGCTGCAGAGACGGCGACCTTCAGGAGCACATGAGCAGCAGGTACATGGCCCAGTGGGAACGACCACCGGCGGCGCAGGATGGCGGCGATGATGGGCAAATCCGCGGCTCAACTGCTCCATCCGTCGCTGGCCATCAGCCTCATCGTCGAGCTCAGCTTCCTCTCTGCCCCGCCCCCCTCTCTCGCCCTCCGCATCCCCTGAACTCCTGAAGcggagaggcggccggctcgaGCACATCGAGGAGGCGCAAGGGGGCTTCCATCTCTCTCCGCCGGTGTTGCCTCACCATCCCCCGTAGGTGCAGCAGTCTGTATAGATCAAGCCGCTGCCACCCCTCCTCATCGCCCGAAGCAGGCGCCAACGGTGTGGATCGAGGGTTCGACGCAAGGCGGCGGCACAATGAGTTGGAGATTTTTCTTGCGTTTTTTTCCCTTGGATTTTTCTCCAATAACCCAGACTCTTCCGGTTAAGATCACACGTTTTGAAAAAAACCCCTGTCAAAACTTACAATTTACATCAAGGTCCGCCAGATGGTTTTTCACCGTTGATATCTCATCTAACGGCTGTGGAGGGGTGCGAATGCGTGGCACCTTCTCCAGCCGAGAATCACGACAGAGGGCAACAcgcgatgccacgtggcccaatgggAGGTCTGGGGTCAGACCCTTAAATCGGTTTATAAGATATCAACGTTTCAAACATCTCATCTGATCCTAAATTCTTAAATTTTAAGACGGAGATAGTACTCCCAACAATTTTCAATGTTTGACACGCATTAACCTTTAATAACGTGAtaatttgaccattcatctttttaaaagtatataaatattattcaTTTTGTAATGACTTATTTTATGAAAGAATAATTTTaacatataattatatttaaaaatattgttcgAAAAGTCAAAAGTTTTTATAGATGGTTCGTCGTCTCCATAGCCGGCGGCGCCTCCGTCATCTAGCGATGGGCCGTACGTAACAGGCGAACTTTTATTGGGCCGCATGGAGAACAGCGGATCCAACAGTCTTGGTTCTCACGGGCCTAATCGCCGCACGCCGGAAATGGCCCAATATGAGAAATTGGGACGGACAAACACTGGCTGACCTTGCTGGGCCGCGCCGTGATGAATTATACGCGTGCTTTTAATTGTTCGCGCCAAATTAATTGTGATTCTTTTTATAACGTATACCAGTGTTTTCCTAATGATAAACCAATATGTACGACTATCCTATGGAGCagtagctagaaaaaaaaatgtaaatagaTGAGTTCGTACAGTCACCATCATTTCCTTTTTGGACGGttatccaaaaaaataaatatagcaacttttaatatgaatctaaatacatttatagtAATAAATGTTTGTATTTTGGGATGTTTAAGATActcaattttaatttgatggtaTATCTAATGGTACTTCTTTTAACTTACTTATAAAAAGGTAATTGAATAAATACTGTTAGTCAAAGTTAGGGAAAAAATCAACTACGTCCAGTAGtgtatcaaaatttttatatgggTGATCCAATTTCTATATCTTAAATATCGTAAATATAATAAGATTAGAAGTATAAATTAATCAAATGCACATCATAATATAGAAGTATAAATTGATCAAATGTCTATCATAATATACTAATAAGgagttatttttctttcaaaagtttcttttcacatatgtagggctaggatttttttttctaggttcACCTATGACTACAtcattaataattaaaaaaaagtagtattaTGCATTTACTTTGTTTAAGCCAAGTTTTTCATTTTGTTCAACTCCTCTAAACCTACGGAAAATTGTTGACATGTGTGGACTATATATGACCCAGCATGAAGAATTTGTGTCATAATAAGGACGTGTGGTAGAGACGACGTGGATGTTTTCTTTCACACTGAAGACGTAAAATTCTGCTgctaaaagaagaaaaggtgaaatgaaaattgtgCTGTCATTAATGACTTGAGAATAACTTTTACCGAGTGGAgcatagaaa
Proteins encoded in this window:
- the LOC127775437 gene encoding uncharacterized protein LOC127775437, whose product is MRRSIEAIHVRTDYDDCRRKGHGHGAMRMQDELACTKTRWPTPAQLEMIERMKEEEEDDEIVAPANRTPSVVETKVQVPEIVEQNVVERDERLRTSDDNDDYEDEPIVRRDGHGGGGGGGRRAYGDIGGYHGSKGRWPREPEVEKLEREKEMLKYGIMSKPTTTRKVKIVHRMIRPPNQYGAAGSAPPPTAGGGHQPATSSYLRPIYYHY
- the LOC127775457 gene encoding uncharacterized protein LOC127775457 — its product is MAEYYSSTVDECYETTGRQHGHGHGHGHGHGHGHGGMRVESHTDDYYCEGGEIDRGRRNNSMHSQEYLMRQQSGHGGYGYGGGQQQEYYKREEREHKQRERVGEIGALASGAFALYEGHQAKKDPANAQRHRIEQGVAAVAAVGAGGYAYHEHREQKQASYGAKEQQYGYARMPQQQGYYCN